A single Nitrosospira multiformis ATCC 25196 DNA region contains:
- the pelG gene encoding exopolysaccharide Pel transporter PelG: MAGIGFEIRKILERDNYWSVLRAYGYAGLVSGGPWVLSILSIMMIGVLAVMLGVEQREVNAFQICVTYMMASSLIWTGGMQLMFTRFVADRTYAGDKAEVLPNLFGVLMLTMAGGFAWAAPFIFSLFTGPFFQQLLLLCNFVVLSGMWIVLIFLSGMKAYGRIIWTLAKGYSLGIAVGLLASPWELNGLLLGVLTGHGYLLFSFLHHIVREYPGNSLLKFDFLDRSRSFYSLFAVGTLYYLAVWIDKFIFWFVPYTSEVVIGPLRASIIYDLPIFLAYLFILPGMAVFLVSIEADFAEQHERFYRAVREGDTLMHIEYRRDRMVYAARQGIYEIFKVQGLTVVLCLLWGRGLLQTIGISPLYIHLFYIDVVAVSVQVLLMAILNILFYLDARREVLIVTACFFITNLLFTVATLQLGAESFGYGFAVSVTLSAFLGLFILSHKFNRLEYETFMLQG; encoded by the coding sequence ATGGCCGGTATCGGTTTCGAAATCCGCAAAATCCTGGAGCGCGACAATTACTGGTCGGTGTTGCGAGCCTATGGTTATGCGGGCCTGGTCAGCGGTGGTCCATGGGTGCTCTCGATTTTGAGCATCATGATGATAGGCGTCCTTGCCGTCATGCTGGGTGTGGAACAGCGCGAGGTCAATGCCTTCCAGATCTGCGTTACCTATATGATGGCGAGTTCACTGATCTGGACCGGGGGTATGCAGCTCATGTTCACTCGGTTCGTCGCGGACCGGACTTATGCCGGTGACAAGGCAGAGGTGCTGCCCAATCTGTTCGGCGTCCTGATGTTGACCATGGCGGGTGGCTTTGCGTGGGCAGCGCCCTTTATCTTCTCGCTTTTCACGGGACCATTTTTCCAGCAACTGTTGCTGCTGTGCAATTTTGTTGTGCTGAGCGGGATGTGGATTGTCCTCATTTTCCTGTCGGGGATGAAGGCGTATGGGCGAATCATCTGGACTTTGGCCAAGGGTTACTCCCTGGGAATTGCAGTCGGACTCCTTGCATCTCCATGGGAACTCAACGGCCTGTTGCTCGGTGTGCTGACCGGTCACGGCTATCTGCTGTTTTCCTTCCTGCATCATATCGTGCGGGAATATCCCGGAAATTCTCTGCTCAAGTTTGACTTTCTCGATCGAAGCCGGAGCTTTTACAGCCTGTTTGCGGTCGGCACGCTCTATTACCTGGCGGTGTGGATCGACAAATTCATCTTCTGGTTCGTGCCCTATACTTCCGAGGTGGTCATCGGTCCCTTGCGCGCATCCATCATCTACGATCTTCCCATTTTTCTGGCATATCTATTCATCCTGCCGGGGATGGCCGTATTTCTGGTAAGCATAGAAGCGGATTTTGCCGAACAGCACGAACGTTTTTACCGTGCCGTGCGTGAAGGCGACACGCTCATGCATATCGAATATAGGCGTGACCGGATGGTGTACGCTGCCCGGCAAGGTATCTACGAAATCTTCAAAGTGCAGGGTCTGACGGTGGTGTTGTGCCTTCTGTGGGGCAGGGGCCTGCTGCAAACCATTGGCATATCCCCGCTCTACATTCATTTGTTTTATATCGATGTGGTCGCAGTCAGTGTGCAGGTGCTGCTGATGGCGATACTCAACATACTTTTTTATCTCGACGCCCGGCGGGAAGTATTGATCGTTACGGCATGTTTTTTTATCACCAACCTGCTGTTCACCGTTGCCACGCTGCAACTAGGAGCCGAATCCTTCGGATACGGCTTTGCAGTATCCGTTACGCTGTCCGCATTTCTCGGTCTCTTCATCCTCTCGCATAAGTTCAACCGGCTGGAGTATGAGACATTCATGCTGCAGGGTTAG
- the pelF gene encoding GT4 family glycosyltransferase PelF, giving the protein MSVIQAGAEKPWTVRAAGSVLEPVADIALLLEGTYPYVRGGVSSWVHQIINGLPEFTFAVIFIGGNKEMYGPAQYQFPPNVTHVETHYLLHRSHGKPHARKGSRQPFQEMEELHAIMRQSGKLADRKMIDAFARLGSKGGISQEDFLYSEASWDYITRQYKERCTEPSFVDYFWSIRAMHAPLFVLADIATGLPPVRAVHAISTGYAGLLGAMIRLRRNIPFVLTEHGIYTKERKIDLAQATWIHDHNDDVCNTLHEEMGYIRGLWIRFYEQLGRMAYAQASPIISLYEGNRLRQIADGAVPEKTRIITNGLNVERYRDALEKRPEKIPPVLGLVGRVVPIKDIKTFIRTLRMLVKERPDAQGWVVGPEDEDPLYVNECKELAESLGLGNHLRFMGFQNMLEILPQLGLMVLTSISEALPLVILEAFASGVPCLATDVGSCRELIEGAAEQDRALGAAGSVVHIADPEGTAKAALELLNNPEKWSAAQQAGLARVKRYYNDQLMFSSYREVYSEALSVPRHPAVAN; this is encoded by the coding sequence ATGAGTGTTATCCAGGCAGGGGCGGAGAAGCCCTGGACGGTACGGGCAGCAGGATCGGTTCTGGAACCGGTGGCGGATATTGCTCTGCTGCTGGAAGGCACCTATCCTTATGTCCGTGGCGGGGTATCTTCATGGGTCCACCAGATCATAAACGGTTTGCCGGAATTTACCTTCGCCGTGATCTTTATAGGCGGCAATAAGGAAATGTATGGACCGGCGCAATATCAGTTTCCGCCGAATGTGACGCATGTCGAAACGCACTATCTGTTGCACCGCAGCCATGGGAAGCCGCATGCCCGCAAGGGCAGCCGCCAGCCTTTCCAGGAAATGGAAGAACTGCACGCCATCATGCGGCAATCCGGGAAATTGGCTGACAGGAAAATGATTGATGCGTTTGCGCGATTGGGCTCCAAGGGTGGCATCAGTCAGGAGGATTTTCTGTATAGCGAAGCTTCCTGGGATTACATTACCCGACAGTATAAAGAGCGCTGTACTGAACCCTCGTTTGTGGACTATTTCTGGTCGATACGTGCAATGCATGCACCTTTGTTCGTGCTGGCCGATATTGCGACCGGGCTTCCACCGGTTCGGGCAGTGCATGCCATTTCGACTGGTTATGCAGGCCTGCTGGGCGCGATGATACGGCTGCGGCGAAACATTCCTTTCGTGCTCACCGAGCACGGAATCTATACCAAGGAGCGGAAAATCGACTTGGCGCAGGCTACCTGGATCCATGATCACAATGACGATGTATGCAATACGCTGCATGAGGAAATGGGATATATCCGGGGCCTCTGGATCAGATTCTACGAGCAGCTGGGGCGCATGGCGTACGCGCAGGCTTCGCCCATTATCAGCCTGTATGAAGGGAATCGGTTGAGACAGATTGCCGACGGAGCAGTCCCGGAAAAAACACGTATCATTACCAACGGCCTCAATGTGGAACGCTATCGCGACGCACTCGAAAAAAGACCGGAAAAGATTCCACCGGTGCTGGGACTGGTCGGGCGCGTGGTGCCGATCAAGGATATCAAAACGTTCATCCGGACATTGCGGATGCTGGTCAAGGAGCGTCCTGACGCGCAAGGATGGGTTGTCGGCCCGGAGGACGAAGATCCGTTGTATGTGAATGAATGCAAGGAACTGGCCGAAAGTCTCGGCCTGGGGAATCATCTCAGATTCATGGGCTTTCAAAATATGCTGGAAATTCTGCCCCAGCTTGGCCTGATGGTACTGACCTCGATCAGTGAAGCTCTGCCGCTGGTAATACTCGAGGCTTTCGCCAGCGGTGTTCCCTGCCTTGCGACGGATGTAGGGTCCTGCCGGGAGCTCATCGAAGGAGCGGCCGAGCAGGACCGGGCATTGGGGGCGGCGGGTAGTGTGGTGCACATTGCCGATCCAGAAGGCACGGCAAAAGCAGCCCTCGAACTGCTCAACAACCCGGAGAAGTGGAGTGCTGCGCAGCAGGCGGGGCTTGCACGCGTGAAACGCTATTATAACGACCAACTCATGTTTTCATCTTATCGGGAAGTCTACTCGGAAGCCTTGAGTGTACCGCGGCATCCGGCAGTAGCGAACTGA